One genomic region from Streptomyces venezuelae encodes:
- a CDS encoding ABC transporter ATP-binding protein → MTTNKDKDKGSTGMGGRQKQRLSAESVTLAYEQRVIARDLSVEIPDNSFTVIVGPNACGKSTLLRALSRMLKPAEGRVLLDGASIHSLPAKKVAKTLGLLPQSSIAPDGITVADLVARGRYPHQGLLRQWSPEDERIVQESMASTGVAELAERYVDELSGGQRQRVWIAMALAQQTPLLLLDEPTTFLDIQHQIDVLDLCAELHETQGRTLVAVLHDLNHAARYATHLIAVRGGEIVAEGPPSEIVTAELVERVFGLRCQVIEDPETGTPLVVPAGRKARARDTGAAQAPALQK, encoded by the coding sequence ATGACCACGAACAAGGACAAGGACAAGGGGAGCACGGGTATGGGCGGTCGGCAGAAGCAGCGGCTGAGCGCGGAATCGGTCACCCTCGCGTACGAGCAGCGGGTCATCGCCCGCGACCTGTCCGTCGAGATCCCCGACAACTCCTTCACCGTCATCGTCGGGCCCAACGCCTGCGGCAAGTCGACGCTGCTGCGCGCCCTCTCCCGGATGCTGAAGCCCGCCGAGGGGCGGGTCCTGCTCGACGGGGCGTCGATCCACTCGCTGCCCGCCAAGAAGGTCGCCAAGACCCTCGGCCTGCTGCCCCAGTCCTCGATCGCGCCCGACGGCATCACCGTCGCCGACCTCGTCGCCCGTGGCCGCTACCCCCACCAGGGACTGCTGCGCCAGTGGTCGCCGGAGGACGAGCGGATCGTGCAGGAGTCGATGGCCTCGACCGGCGTCGCCGAACTGGCCGAGCGGTACGTCGACGAGCTCTCCGGCGGGCAGCGCCAGCGCGTCTGGATCGCCATGGCGCTCGCCCAGCAGACGCCGCTGCTGCTCCTCGACGAGCCGACGACCTTCCTCGACATCCAGCACCAGATCGACGTCCTCGACCTCTGTGCCGAGCTGCACGAGACGCAGGGCCGGACGCTCGTCGCCGTCCTGCACGACCTCAACCACGCGGCCCGGTACGCGACGCACCTCATCGCCGTCCGCGGCGGCGAGATCGTCGCCGAGGGCCCGCCGTCCGAGATCGTCACCGCCGAGCTCGTCGAGCGGGTCTTCGGGCTGCGCTGCCAGGTCATCGAGGACCCGGAGACCGGCACGCCGCTCGTCGTACCGGCCGGGCGCAAGGCGCGGGCCCGTGACACCGGGGCGGCCCAGGCGCCCGCCCTACAGAAGTGA
- a CDS encoding SCP2 sterol-binding domain-containing protein, producing MATITECRGALDRLSDSFARADGDVRSAAALDRTLSCHITDLDTTFTGRLAGGRIEVVDTVPGPPPGKAQIRLAMTGDDLLAMVGGELNFAKAWASGRVRLEAGFRDLLKLRSLL from the coding sequence ATGGCGACGATCACTGAGTGCCGTGGCGCACTGGACAGACTTTCGGACAGCTTCGCGCGGGCGGACGGCGACGTGCGGAGTGCGGCCGCGCTCGACCGCACCCTGAGCTGCCACATCACGGACCTGGACACGACCTTCACCGGCCGTCTCGCGGGCGGCCGGATCGAGGTCGTGGACACGGTCCCGGGCCCGCCGCCGGGGAAGGCGCAGATCCGGCTCGCGATGACCGGCGACGACCTGCTGGCGATGGTGGGCGGCGAGCTGAACTTCGCGAAGGCCTGGGCCTCCGGCCGGGTCAGGCTGGAGGCCGGCTTCCGCGACCTGCTGAAGCTGCGCTCACTTCTGTAG
- a CDS encoding TlyA family RNA methyltransferase gives MAGVARRRLDAELVRRKLARSREHASQLIAAGRVTVGKTVATKPATQVETAAAIVVVQDDSDPDYVSRGGHKLAGAFEAFVPQGLRVEGRRALDAGASTGGFTDVLLRAGAAHVVAVDVGYGQLAWSLQSDERVTVKDRTNVRELTLDAIDGVPVDLVVGDLSFIPLGLVLPALAACTAPDADLVLMVKPQFEVGKERLGTGGVVRNPELRADAVKNVARRAAELGLGVLGVTASPLPGPSGNVEYFLWLRAGAPALDPADVDRAVAEGPS, from the coding sequence GTGGCAGGAGTGGCACGCCGCCGTCTCGACGCCGAGCTGGTACGGCGCAAACTCGCGCGCTCGCGCGAGCACGCCAGCCAGCTGATCGCCGCGGGCCGGGTGACCGTCGGCAAGACCGTCGCCACCAAGCCCGCCACCCAGGTCGAGACCGCCGCGGCCATCGTCGTCGTCCAGGACGACTCCGATCCCGACTACGTCTCCCGCGGCGGCCACAAGCTCGCCGGGGCCTTCGAGGCCTTCGTCCCGCAGGGCCTGCGGGTCGAGGGCCGGCGCGCCCTGGACGCGGGGGCCTCCACCGGCGGCTTCACCGACGTGCTGCTGCGCGCGGGCGCCGCCCATGTCGTCGCCGTCGACGTCGGCTACGGGCAGCTCGCCTGGTCGCTGCAGAGCGACGAGCGCGTCACCGTGAAGGACCGGACGAACGTACGCGAGTTGACACTCGACGCCATCGACGGTGTGCCGGTCGATCTCGTCGTGGGCGACCTGTCCTTCATCCCGCTCGGTCTCGTCCTGCCCGCCCTCGCGGCGTGCACGGCACCCGACGCGGACCTCGTCCTGATGGTGAAACCGCAGTTCGAGGTGGGTAAGGAACGGCTCGGGACGGGCGGAGTCGTACGGAATCCCGAACTCCGAGCCGACGCCGTGAAGAACGTGGCCCGGCGCGCCGCCGAGCTCGGACTCGGTGTCCTGGGCGTCACCGCGAGCCCGCTGCCCGGCCCCTCCGGGAACGTCGAGTACTTTCTGTGGCTGCGGGCGGGCGCGCCCGCGCTGGATCCGGCAGATGTGGACCGCGCCGTGGCGGAGGGACCTAGTTGA
- a CDS encoding NAD kinase — MSSTAAPSGTSRTVFLLAHTGRPAAVRSAELVVLGLLRCGIGVRVLEAEASDLPLPPSVEKVPEACSDALDGCELLVVLGGDGTLLRGAEFSRASGVPMLGVNLGRVGFLAEAERDDLDKVVDRVVTKAYEVEERMTLDVVVYENGDVLHRDWALNEAAVQKVSPERMLEVVLAIDGRPVTGFGCDGVICATPTGSTAYAFSAGGPVVWPEVEALLMVPIGAHALFAKPLITTPESVLAVEVEPHTPHGVLWCDGRRTVELPAGARVEVRRGAVPVRLARLHHASFTDRLVAKFALPVSGWRGAPH; from the coding sequence TTGAGCTCGACAGCAGCACCATCGGGAACATCACGCACCGTCTTCCTGCTCGCGCACACCGGCAGGCCGGCCGCCGTGCGCAGCGCCGAACTGGTCGTCCTGGGGCTGCTGCGCTGCGGTATCGGCGTCCGCGTCCTGGAGGCCGAGGCCTCGGACCTGCCGCTGCCGCCGTCCGTCGAGAAGGTGCCGGAGGCCTGCTCCGACGCCCTCGACGGCTGTGAACTCCTCGTCGTCCTCGGCGGCGACGGCACGCTGCTGCGCGGCGCCGAGTTCTCCCGCGCCTCCGGGGTGCCGATGCTCGGCGTCAACCTGGGCCGGGTCGGCTTCCTCGCGGAGGCCGAGCGGGACGACCTCGACAAGGTCGTCGACCGGGTCGTGACGAAGGCGTACGAGGTCGAGGAGCGCATGACGCTCGACGTCGTCGTGTACGAGAACGGCGACGTCCTGCACCGCGACTGGGCGCTCAACGAGGCGGCCGTCCAGAAGGTGTCCCCGGAGCGGATGCTGGAGGTCGTGCTCGCGATCGACGGCCGCCCGGTGACCGGCTTCGGCTGCGACGGGGTGATCTGCGCGACACCGACCGGCTCCACCGCGTACGCCTTCTCGGCGGGCGGGCCGGTCGTCTGGCCGGAGGTCGAGGCCCTGCTCATGGTCCCCATCGGGGCCCACGCACTCTTCGCCAAGCCGCTCATCACCACCCCCGAGTCGGTCCTCGCCGTCGAGGTCGAGCCGCACACCCCGCACGGCGTGCTGTGGTGCGACGGGCGGCGGACCGTGGAGCTCCCGGCGGGCGCGCGGGTCGAGGTACGGCGCGGCGCCGTGCCCGTCAGGCTGGCCCGGCTGCACCACGCCTCCTTCACGGACCGGCTGGTCGCCAAGTTCGCCCTCCCGGTCTCCGGCTGGCGGGGCGCTCCGCACTGA
- the recN gene encoding DNA repair protein RecN has product MVWGVLEEMRIRSLGVIDDAVVELSPGFTAVTGETGAGKTMVVTSLGLLLGGRADPALVRIGAASAVVEGRISVPAGAPAAVRAEEAGAELDEGVLLVSRTISAEGRSRAHLGGRSVPVGLLAELADELVAVHGQTDQQGLLKPARQRGALDRYAGEAVAVPLAAYGEAYKRLRAVTGELEEITTRARERAQEADLLRFGLTEIEAVAPRAGEDTELAAEAERLGHAEALASAAALAHGALAGDPEDPEAVDATTLVAGAGRALEAVRSHDAALASLADRMGEISILLGDVAGELAGYADDLDADPLRLAAVEERRAALTQLTRKYGQDITAVLAWAEESAARLGELDGDDDRVEELTAERDRLRDELSVLAQGLTDARTETADRFAGAVTAELASLAMPHARVSFAISQTEDPDGVEVGGRRVAYGPSGADEVELLLAPHPGAPPRPIAKGASGGELSRVMLAVEVVFAGTDPVPTYLFDEVDAGVGGKAAVEIGRRLAKLARTAQVVVVTHLPQVAAFADRQLLVEKTNDGSVTRSGVTVLEGEERVRELSRMLAGQEDSETARAHAEELLATARADA; this is encoded by the coding sequence ATGGTCTGGGGCGTGCTGGAGGAGATGCGGATACGGTCGCTCGGGGTCATCGACGACGCGGTGGTCGAGCTGTCGCCCGGCTTCACCGCGGTGACCGGTGAGACCGGTGCGGGCAAGACCATGGTCGTGACCAGTCTGGGCTTGCTGCTCGGTGGAAGGGCCGACCCGGCCCTGGTGCGGATCGGCGCGGCCTCGGCCGTCGTCGAAGGACGGATCAGCGTGCCCGCGGGCGCGCCCGCGGCCGTGCGCGCGGAGGAGGCCGGGGCGGAGCTCGACGAGGGAGTGCTCCTCGTCAGCCGCACCATCTCGGCCGAAGGACGCTCACGGGCCCACCTCGGCGGGCGCTCCGTGCCCGTCGGGCTGCTCGCCGAGCTCGCCGACGAGCTCGTCGCCGTCCACGGCCAGACCGACCAGCAGGGCCTGCTCAAGCCCGCCCGGCAGCGCGGTGCGCTCGACCGGTACGCGGGCGAGGCCGTCGCCGTACCGCTCGCCGCCTACGGCGAGGCGTACAAGCGGCTGCGGGCCGTCACGGGCGAGCTGGAGGAGATCACCACCCGGGCCCGGGAACGGGCCCAGGAAGCCGATCTGCTGCGCTTCGGGCTCACCGAGATCGAGGCCGTCGCCCCGCGCGCCGGGGAGGACACCGAACTCGCCGCCGAGGCGGAACGGCTCGGGCACGCCGAGGCCCTCGCCTCCGCCGCCGCGCTCGCGCACGGCGCGCTCGCGGGCGACCCCGAGGACCCCGAGGCCGTCGACGCGACGACCCTCGTCGCGGGAGCGGGCCGGGCCCTGGAGGCCGTACGGTCCCACGACGCGGCGCTCGCCTCGCTCGCCGACCGGATGGGGGAGATCTCCATCCTGCTCGGGGACGTGGCCGGGGAGCTCGCCGGATACGCCGACGACCTGGACGCCGACCCGCTGCGGCTCGCCGCCGTCGAGGAGCGGCGCGCCGCCCTCACCCAGCTCACCCGGAAGTACGGCCAGGACATCACCGCCGTCCTCGCCTGGGCCGAGGAGAGCGCTGCCCGGCTCGGTGAGCTGGACGGCGACGACGACCGTGTCGAGGAGCTGACCGCCGAGCGGGACCGGCTGCGCGACGAGCTGTCCGTCCTCGCCCAGGGGCTCACCGACGCCCGCACGGAGACGGCCGACCGGTTCGCCGGGGCGGTCACCGCCGAGCTGGCCTCGCTCGCCATGCCGCACGCGCGCGTGTCCTTCGCCATCAGCCAGACCGAGGACCCCGACGGCGTCGAGGTCGGCGGCCGGCGGGTCGCGTACGGCCCGTCCGGGGCCGACGAGGTCGAGCTGCTGCTCGCCCCGCACCCGGGCGCGCCGCCGCGGCCGATCGCCAAGGGCGCGTCCGGCGGTGAGCTGTCCCGCGTGATGCTCGCCGTGGAGGTCGTCTTCGCGGGGACCGACCCCGTGCCCACGTACCTCTTCGACGAGGTCGACGCGGGCGTCGGCGGCAAGGCGGCCGTGGAGATCGGGCGGCGGCTCGCCAAGCTCGCCAGGACGGCGCAGGTCGTCGTCGTCACCCACCTGCCGCAGGTCGCGGCCTTCGCCGACCGGCAGCTGCTCGTCGAGAAGACCAACGACGGTTCCGTGACCCGGTCCGGCGTCACCGTCCTGGAGGGCGAGGAGCGGGTCAGGGAGCTGTCCCGGATGCTCGCCGGCCAGGAGGACTCCGAGACGGCCAGGGCGCACGCGGAGGAGCTGCTCGCGACGGCCCGGGCGGACGCGTGA
- a CDS encoding glycosyltransferase family 4 protein, with protein MTQLRTVQVLGGGSAGSSSHVRSLASGLVARGVRVTVCAPAELDRLYDYLGAGAHFVPLPRLGDPATVTALRNACIGADVVHAHGLQASVRATLALSAPACGSASVGSGGGPTSGKGRTPLVTTWHSRNHLDGARGGVQRLLERRTVRAASVVLGTSSELVDRARRRGARDARLAPVTVPAGRGPVCLHDGKARAELGAIDRPLLMAVGALERGRGYGTLLDAARSWRDLDPQPLLVIAGEGRERAALQRRITAERLAVRLIGRRDDVAELLAAADVAVLPSRREARSLLAQEALRLGVPLVATAVGGVPELVGDAAELVPYGDAVALAGAVRGLLEDAERRMDLAAAGRVQAGTWPTEDETVAHVLSVYDELAGRR; from the coding sequence GTGACACAGCTCCGTACGGTCCAAGTGCTGGGCGGCGGCAGCGCGGGCAGCAGCTCTCACGTCCGATCACTCGCCTCGGGGCTGGTGGCGAGGGGCGTGCGGGTGACCGTGTGCGCCCCGGCAGAACTCGACCGCCTCTACGACTACCTCGGTGCGGGGGCGCACTTCGTGCCCCTGCCGCGCCTCGGGGACCCCGCGACCGTCACCGCGCTCCGCAACGCCTGCATCGGCGCGGACGTGGTCCACGCGCACGGCCTCCAGGCCTCCGTGCGGGCCACGCTCGCGCTCTCGGCGCCGGCCTGCGGGTCGGCCTCCGTGGGGTCGGGGGGCGGGCCGACGTCCGGGAAGGGTCGTACGCCGCTCGTCACGACCTGGCACAGCCGGAACCACCTGGACGGGGCGCGGGGCGGGGTGCAGCGGCTCCTGGAGCGCAGGACCGTGCGGGCCGCGTCCGTCGTCCTCGGCACGTCGTCCGAACTCGTCGACCGGGCACGGCGGCGCGGGGCGCGGGACGCCCGGCTCGCGCCCGTCACCGTGCCGGCCGGGCGCGGGCCCGTCTGCCTCCACGACGGCAAGGCCCGGGCCGAACTGGGCGCGATCGACCGGCCCTTGCTGATGGCCGTCGGCGCGCTCGAACGGGGGCGGGGGTACGGGACGCTGCTCGACGCGGCGCGCTCGTGGCGGGACCTCGACCCGCAGCCGCTGCTCGTCATCGCGGGCGAGGGGCGCGAACGGGCCGCGCTGCAGCGGCGGATCACCGCGGAGCGGCTCGCGGTGCGGCTGATCGGGCGGCGCGACGACGTCGCGGAGCTGCTGGCCGCGGCGGACGTCGCGGTCCTCCCGTCGCGCCGGGAGGCCCGCTCCCTGCTCGCGCAGGAGGCGCTGCGGCTCGGTGTGCCGCTGGTCGCGACGGCGGTCGGCGGAGTCCCGGAACTGGTCGGGGACGCGGCGGAGCTCGTGCCGTACGGGGACGCTGTGGCGCTCGCGGGGGCGGTGCGGGGGCTGTTGGAGGACGCGGAGCGGCGGATGGACCTCGCGGCGGCGGGGCGGGTGCAGGCCGGGACGTGGCCCACGGAGGACGAGACGGTCGCTCATGTGCTGAGCGTGTACGACGAGTTGGCGGGCCGGCGGTAG
- a CDS encoding PucR family transcriptional regulator: MDNQGGITVQRALELPGLRSGLPEVVAGADRLHRTVRWVHAGEVPNIASLLKGGELLLTTGLGLGTRPAEQRAFVRRLADRGIAALVVELGPRFARLPATIVETARAAGLPLVQLHREVPFVAVTEEIHTEIVNGHYALLRQAEEVHRQCTGALLGGGGVPQVLRILSDFAANPVFLETADGQLLYAAGTESGPADPLQVWDGLRGQRAARESGPPTGTVLVDVPGGGPGSGSVRARLVLLAVSGALSPVHRMAAERAAGILAVVLMQARQEEELAARGRGDFLTDLAEGRITAEAAPAQARVLGFKPGEGPLLPVVMRLAPELSPSGNWALLARAVLEELASVGVPVLLGVRPVEGRVPLLLGLRSESERTAVADRVAAALRAGVERAGLERAGVHPPVVVVGVAGSWAAASAGLRHAAETATAAQGLSDLPWYDARRLDIDLLLWRLRDHPDLAAFVDRAIGPLRDHDRTSRPPLLPTLETYLAHAGRKAETARELHLNRQTLYNRLARISELLGTDLDDPQTVLALSLSLRARRHTT, translated from the coding sequence ATGGACAATCAGGGCGGGATCACCGTGCAGCGGGCGCTCGAACTCCCGGGTCTGCGCAGCGGGCTCCCGGAGGTCGTCGCCGGCGCGGACCGGCTGCACCGCACGGTGCGCTGGGTGCACGCGGGCGAGGTGCCGAACATCGCGTCGCTCCTCAAGGGCGGCGAGCTGCTGCTGACCACGGGCCTCGGGCTCGGGACCCGGCCGGCCGAGCAGCGGGCCTTCGTCCGCCGGCTCGCGGACCGGGGCATCGCGGCGCTCGTGGTGGAGCTGGGCCCGCGCTTCGCCCGCCTCCCGGCGACGATAGTGGAGACCGCGCGGGCCGCCGGGCTGCCCCTGGTGCAGCTGCACCGCGAGGTCCCCTTCGTGGCCGTCACGGAGGAGATCCACACCGAGATCGTCAACGGCCACTACGCGCTCCTCCGGCAGGCAGAGGAGGTCCACCGGCAGTGCACGGGGGCCCTGCTCGGCGGCGGCGGGGTGCCGCAGGTCCTCCGTATCCTCTCCGACTTCGCCGCGAACCCGGTCTTCCTGGAGACCGCCGACGGCCAGCTCCTGTACGCGGCGGGCACCGAGTCCGGCCCCGCCGACCCGCTCCAGGTGTGGGACGGGCTGCGCGGCCAGCGCGCGGCCCGCGAATCCGGCCCGCCGACCGGTACGGTCCTCGTCGACGTGCCGGGCGGCGGCCCCGGTTCGGGCTCGGTCCGGGCCCGCCTGGTCCTCCTCGCGGTCTCCGGCGCCCTCTCCCCCGTCCACCGGATGGCGGCCGAGCGGGCGGCGGGCATCCTCGCGGTGGTCCTCATGCAGGCACGCCAGGAGGAGGAGCTGGCCGCACGCGGCCGGGGCGACTTCCTGACGGACCTCGCGGAGGGCCGGATCACGGCCGAGGCGGCACCGGCCCAGGCCCGCGTCCTCGGCTTCAAGCCGGGCGAGGGCCCGCTGCTGCCGGTGGTCATGCGCCTGGCCCCGGAACTCTCCCCTTCGGGCAACTGGGCGCTCCTCGCCCGGGCGGTCCTCGAGGAGCTCGCCTCCGTCGGAGTCCCTGTCCTGCTGGGCGTCCGCCCGGTCGAGGGACGGGTCCCGCTCCTCCTGGGCCTGCGCTCGGAATCCGAGCGCACGGCCGTCGCGGACCGGGTCGCGGCGGCGCTCCGCGCGGGCGTGGAGCGGGCGGGCCTGGAGCGCGCGGGCGTCCACCCGCCGGTGGTCGTCGTGGGAGTCGCCGGAAGCTGGGCGGCGGCCTCCGCGGGCCTGCGGCACGCGGCGGAGACGGCGACGGCCGCGCAGGGCCTCTCGGACCTCCCCTGGTACGACGCCCGCCGCCTCGACATCGACCTGCTGCTGTGGCGCCTGCGCGACCATCCGGACCTGGCGGCCTTCGTGGACCGCGCGATCGGGCCCCTCCGGGACCACGACCGCACCTCCCGGCCGCCGCTGCTCCCGACCCTGGAGACGTACCTGGCCCACGCGGGCCGCAAGGCGGAGACGGCCCGCGAACTCCACCTCAACCGCCAGACCCTCTACAACCGTCTGGCCCGCATCTCCGAACTCCTGGGCACGGACCTGGACGACCCCCAGACGGTCCTGGCCCTCTCCCTGTCCCTGAGAGCCCGCCGCCACACGACGTAA
- a CDS encoding APC family permease, giving the protein MAENSTPEVHRLKANSVGLVGVVFMAVATAAPITAMTGNLPIAVGFGNGTGAPAGYLFATLVLTVFSVGYVAMAKRITAAGAFYGYISHGLGRIAGMASGMLAVLAYIVFEASIVGVFAYFAKTTVADQLGVDIPWILYAAVMLAVTAVLSYFDINLTAKALGVMLIAEIAVLFAVATAVLIAGGGPDGIPVEPINPVNAFTGTSAGLGLFFAFWSWVGFESTAMYGEESRDPKRVIPRATLISVIGVGLFYIYVSWMTIAGNGLSGSVKLSASASPLDLFFAPTQSFIGAWAVDAFQWLLLTGSFACGMAFHQCASRYLYAIGREGFLHPALGRTHARHGSPYIASYVQSGIAVGLVGAFWLTGQDPYIHLYTLLAILGTMAILIVQTLCSFAVIGYFRKNHPEDRHWFRTLTAPLLGGIGMIAVVVLLVINMETAAGLAADSLFFKAIPWIVGVVFSGGLGLGFYLKAKRPERYEIIGRIVLEDATERPAEAAPAPAAVPQS; this is encoded by the coding sequence ATGGCAGAGAACTCCACTCCAGAGGTCCACCGGCTGAAGGCCAACTCCGTCGGTCTCGTCGGCGTCGTCTTCATGGCCGTGGCCACCGCGGCCCCGATCACCGCGATGACCGGCAACCTCCCCATCGCCGTCGGCTTCGGCAACGGCACCGGCGCACCCGCCGGATACCTCTTCGCGACCCTCGTCCTGACCGTCTTCTCCGTCGGCTATGTCGCCATGGCCAAGCGGATCACGGCCGCGGGCGCCTTCTACGGCTACATCTCGCACGGCCTCGGCCGGATCGCCGGCATGGCCTCCGGCATGCTCGCCGTCCTGGCGTACATCGTCTTCGAAGCCTCGATCGTCGGCGTCTTCGCATACTTCGCCAAGACCACGGTCGCCGACCAGCTCGGCGTCGACATCCCGTGGATCCTGTACGCGGCCGTCATGCTGGCCGTGACGGCCGTCCTCTCGTACTTCGACATCAACCTGACCGCCAAGGCCCTCGGCGTCATGCTCATCGCGGAGATCGCCGTCCTCTTCGCGGTCGCCACCGCCGTCCTGATCGCCGGCGGCGGACCCGACGGCATCCCGGTCGAGCCGATCAACCCCGTGAACGCCTTCACCGGCACCTCGGCCGGGCTCGGACTGTTCTTCGCCTTCTGGTCCTGGGTCGGCTTCGAGTCGACGGCCATGTACGGGGAGGAGTCGCGCGACCCGAAGCGGGTCATCCCGCGCGCCACCCTGATCTCCGTCATCGGCGTCGGGCTCTTCTACATCTACGTGTCGTGGATGACGATCGCCGGAAACGGCCTCAGCGGCTCGGTGAAGCTGTCCGCCTCCGCCAGCCCGCTCGACCTGTTCTTCGCACCCACCCAGTCCTTCATCGGCGCCTGGGCCGTCGACGCCTTCCAGTGGCTGCTGCTGACCGGCTCCTTCGCCTGCGGCATGGCCTTCCACCAGTGCGCCTCGCGCTACCTGTACGCCATCGGCCGCGAGGGCTTCCTCCACCCGGCGCTCGGCCGCACCCACGCGCGGCACGGCTCGCCGTACATCGCCTCCTACGTGCAGAGCGGGATCGCCGTCGGCCTCGTCGGCGCCTTCTGGCTCACCGGCCAGGACCCCTACATCCACCTCTACACCCTGCTCGCGATCCTCGGCACGATGGCGATCCTCATCGTCCAGACCCTCTGCTCCTTCGCCGTCATCGGCTACTTCCGCAAGAACCACCCGGAGGACCGGCACTGGTTCAGGACCCTCACCGCGCCGCTCCTCGGCGGCATCGGCATGATCGCCGTCGTCGTCCTTCTGGTCATCAACATGGAGACCGCGGCCGGACTCGCAGCCGACTCCCTCTTCTTCAAGGCGATCCCCTGGATCGTCGGCGTGGTCTTCTCCGGAGGCCTCGGCCTCGGCTTCTACCTCAAGGCCAAGCGGCCCGAGCGCTACGAGATCATCGGCCGGATCGTCCTGGAGGACGCGACCGAGCGCCCCGCCGAGGCAGCCCCCGCCCCCGCCGCCGTACCGCAGAGCTGA